In Candidatus Defluviibacterium haderslevense, the following are encoded in one genomic region:
- a CDS encoding class I SAM-dependent RNA methyltransferase has translation MANNFKMVAKTMFGFESILAKELQQLGATHIEEGLRMVSFEGDTGFMYKANLALRTAIKILKPIYSFTARNEDQLYKGIYKFDWTEFMQVDQTLAIDATVHSEYFNHSKFIAQKTKDAIVDQFRNKFGKRPDVDITSPDLRINVHINNDHCTVSLDTSGLSLHQRGYKTATNIAPINEVLAAGLLLLSGWEGQSHFLDPMCGSGTILIEAAMIACRIPANLHRKEFTFQRWNDWDPELFDLIKSSLLSKVRDFHYTIQGYDVDPTAIQKATDNIHNAGLEDFISVELQDFFTSVKKHPGPLHILFNPPYGERIDVEMETFHKQLGDTLKQKYPNTHAWMITANLEALKFVGLRPSRKIKVFNGALEGRLVNYEMYEGTKKIKPIQDKPTIE, from the coding sequence ATGGCAAATAATTTTAAAATGGTCGCTAAGACCATGTTTGGTTTTGAATCGATACTTGCGAAAGAATTACAACAATTAGGGGCGACTCATATTGAGGAAGGTCTACGGATGGTGAGTTTCGAAGGGGATACAGGGTTTATGTATAAAGCGAATCTGGCACTTAGAACAGCCATCAAAATTTTAAAACCCATCTATTCCTTTACAGCCAGAAATGAAGATCAGTTATATAAAGGAATATATAAATTCGATTGGACCGAATTCATGCAAGTCGACCAAACATTAGCCATTGATGCGACGGTCCATTCGGAATACTTTAATCATTCCAAGTTTATTGCTCAAAAAACAAAAGACGCTATAGTCGATCAATTCAGAAATAAATTTGGTAAAAGACCAGATGTGGATATCACTTCTCCGGATCTAAGAATCAATGTCCATATCAATAATGATCATTGTACGGTTTCATTAGATACTTCAGGGTTGTCATTACATCAGCGGGGCTATAAAACCGCTACCAATATTGCACCGATCAATGAAGTACTCGCTGCTGGATTGTTGTTACTTTCCGGGTGGGAAGGTCAGTCGCATTTTTTGGATCCCATGTGTGGTAGTGGGACCATACTCATAGAAGCTGCTATGATTGCTTGTCGGATTCCTGCTAATTTGCATCGAAAAGAATTTACATTTCAAAGGTGGAATGACTGGGATCCAGAATTATTTGACTTAATTAAATCTTCATTATTATCTAAAGTGCGTGATTTCCATTACACCATTCAAGGATATGATGTAGATCCGACGGCCATTCAAAAAGCTACTGACAATATTCATAATGCAGGCCTTGAAGATTTTATTTCTGTCGAGCTCCAGGATTTTTTTACTTCTGTAAAGAAACATCCAGGGCCCTTGCACATTTTATTCAATCCACCTTATGGAGAACGAATTGATGTAGAAATGGAGACCTTTCACAAACAACTGGGAGATACCTTAAAGCAAAAATATCCCAATACACATGCTTGGATGATTACTGCTAATCTTGAAGCGCTCAAATTTGTAGGCTTGCGGCCATCCAGAAAAATTAAAGTATTTAATGGTGCGCTTGAAGGTAGATTGGTCAATTATGAAATGTATGAAGGCACAAAAAAAATAAAACCGATACAGGATAAACCTACAATAGAGTAA
- a CDS encoding BamA/TamA family outer membrane protein yields MFFYFFANYFCIGQELKIPNKISRAIVVDDTSYVMTWGEMDSAKLKSKIDAWIYNERKSGHILASLDRTEEFAGYYLHHLYRGPVFKAVFIDFDTSNEELKSRFQYYFSNKNPLHYPDMINQWMALIVKQDAEHGYPFSIIKAIKAKTKGDTLFAIMHYQKGPKLNFRTIEQRKGYIVSTKYLERLAHLKRGKAFNQKSIDAFETTINKLPYIESMYPPRIYFAGQDIMLWLYLKKKPANKFDFLLGVAPDNNSSSRKYKLTGEASIDLWNSLKTGERLSLKYENLTINSPELKIIGDFPYIPFLPLGLSAAFNLVKFQEDYINLKTTASIRYSLKNNSEAGFTGAVDQSYLIRFDTTFIINNNALPNELDYRYSSSGIYFSNNSLDQLVSPKNGFENLIKFDLGIKKIKTNDSYLKYNSTERPIIAQYDSLNANPLQLNIIVKSAYYLNPKKRHVIKGSFQGHQLVTKGPILNNELLLIGGFKSIRGFDEAIFRAAGYAIGSLEYRFLLDKNSFLNVFLDEGLLHLMIQNQLQPWASYTGIGAGIQVQTKAGAFLLQLGVGKFPKAKFDFSATKVHFGYTNLF; encoded by the coding sequence ATGTTCTTTTATTTTTTTGCAAACTATTTTTGTATTGGACAAGAATTAAAAATCCCGAATAAAATATCAAGAGCAATTGTAGTGGATGACACTTCATATGTTATGACGTGGGGAGAAATGGATAGTGCCAAACTTAAATCCAAGATTGATGCTTGGATCTATAATGAACGCAAATCAGGACATATCTTGGCCAGCTTAGATCGGACTGAAGAATTCGCGGGTTACTATTTGCACCATTTATATCGAGGTCCCGTTTTTAAAGCAGTATTTATTGATTTTGATACCTCTAATGAAGAATTAAAATCTCGCTTCCAATATTATTTTTCAAACAAAAATCCACTTCACTATCCTGATATGATCAATCAATGGATGGCTTTGATTGTAAAACAGGATGCAGAACATGGTTATCCATTTAGCATCATAAAAGCAATAAAAGCTAAAACAAAAGGTGATACTTTATTTGCTATTATGCATTATCAAAAAGGCCCTAAACTTAATTTTCGAACGATCGAACAACGTAAAGGTTATATTGTATCAACGAAATATTTAGAGCGCTTAGCTCATTTGAAACGGGGTAAAGCATTTAATCAAAAAAGTATTGATGCATTCGAAACTACAATCAATAAGTTACCATACATCGAATCTATGTATCCTCCAAGAATTTATTTTGCAGGACAAGACATTATGTTGTGGCTTTATCTTAAAAAAAAACCTGCCAACAAATTTGACTTTCTACTTGGTGTTGCTCCCGATAATAATTCCAGTTCCAGAAAATACAAATTGACCGGTGAAGCAAGTATTGATTTATGGAACTCACTAAAAACAGGAGAACGATTGTCATTGAAGTATGAAAATCTAACCATTAATTCACCTGAATTAAAAATTATTGGAGACTTTCCTTACATTCCATTTTTACCATTAGGATTATCAGCTGCATTTAATTTAGTCAAATTTCAAGAAGATTATATCAATCTAAAAACAACTGCCAGTATAAGATATAGTTTAAAAAACAACAGCGAAGCAGGATTTACAGGGGCTGTGGATCAATCGTATCTTATTCGCTTCGACACTACTTTCATTATCAACAATAATGCACTACCCAATGAATTGGATTATCGATATTCGTCTTCAGGAATATATTTCAGTAATAATAGTTTGGATCAACTGGTATCACCAAAAAACGGATTTGAAAATCTTATTAAATTTGACCTTGGAATAAAAAAAATTAAAACCAATGACTCCTATTTAAAATATAATTCTACAGAGCGACCTATTATTGCACAATACGATAGCCTCAATGCCAACCCACTACAGCTCAACATCATTGTAAAATCGGCCTATTATTTAAATCCAAAAAAACGTCATGTCATCAAAGGTTCTTTTCAGGGACATCAATTGGTTACCAAAGGACCTATTCTCAATAATGAATTATTATTAATAGGAGGATTTAAATCGATTCGGGGATTCGATGAAGCAATTTTTAGGGCAGCAGGATACGCCATTGGAAGTTTAGAGTATCGATTTTTGTTGGATAAAAATAGTTTCTTGAATGTTTTTCTAGATGAGGGATTACTCCATCTTATGATTCAAAATCAATTACAACCTTGGGCATCATATACAGGCATAGGTGCAGGAATCCAGGTTCAAACTAAAGCTGGTGCATTTTTATTACAATTGGGTGTTGGAAAATTTCCTAAAGCCAAATTTGATTTTTCTGCAACAAAAGTACATTTTGGTTATACTAACCTCTTCTAA
- a CDS encoding AAA family ATPase: MNTPSTTFDRINELIDHTGNLYTKTVELFASLEEMVMSWTDQNDSLFANFKQRLQQLYYQHNISEDLYDQILDFKKNIESFGEFDSASLFNENFLTGLSILIQLTALKHKESIPFQLQTWILPSKNLHKKSDTTFYKTIKASIIEIDEFVHFILDEKDASIHVLKFNSLSLTQQSQLSKAALIIKFPFYVCFHQIEKKEDGWKAEDLVIFPDYLIDVTSIASCYQLKQSQPIKHFINLFSFSPAGKSILLGTAVNDFLDELIVNEEVQYDELITRVFYKNPFAFSLLNQTDMNDFFTETKKHFIHLKEMVHDHFDQKIKHLNQCLLEPSFYSTIYGIQGRLDVLHVSPHEKRTIIELKSGKPFQANTYGISASHHAQATLYDMLLRSVYEDDIVQQSFILYSALEKNGLRSAPYLHNIRKELIYIRNAINMIHLHLALSDPEKDSLLDKVNIQSFAESEAFTRRDANIWFNSFNALKEVEKSYIKHYSKFIAQEQLIAKTGLVGHLNTPGLASLWLWNNAEKENQFAIITDLQITSIHPSKEESPLIILKNKYNKKKITNFRNGDTLVFFPETENKISVLAHQVYKCTLILISNDEYHIRLRGRQFDISQYNVDQLWILEHDVLDRSFKYQYENLFDFARANENYRMRMLGMKPSGILELNDQDTQFIPQATRSIIHKIISAEDYFLLWGPPGSGKTSIVIKYLITYLLKYTDEQILLLAYTNRAVDEICDVLEALDIPSSKSFIRIGSKYGVNPKYQKNLLDEQLRHVKNRKELKTHLNQTRIVTATIASIQGKKELLLLKSFDTVIIDEASQILEPNLIGLLSYFKRFVLIGDHLQLPAVSAIPDTLSEIKNVPLNELGIHHLNQSLFERLFYQCQTNQWDHSYEMLQIQGRMHEQIMQFPAKMFYGGKLNILSGNHDSRQKINLVSQFPMFDQHTDESIFAQERLIYIPSTPDKKSSSIKTHYNEALLVVQTIASLKNLYEKNNLNWDESTLGVITPYRAQISTINNLLHDHGYDDIPITVDTVERYQGGARDIIIISTCIHSSRQLNQISSMNAQGVDRKLNVALTRARNQIILIGDPTALDSAPLYKSLMASYYKLEMI, encoded by the coding sequence TTGAACACCCCAAGCACTACATTCGATCGAATCAATGAGTTAATTGATCATACAGGAAACCTTTATACCAAAACCGTTGAACTTTTTGCTTCATTGGAAGAAATGGTCATGAGCTGGACAGATCAAAATGATTCTTTATTTGCTAATTTCAAACAACGACTTCAACAGCTTTATTATCAGCACAATATCAGTGAAGATTTATATGATCAAATCCTTGATTTTAAAAAAAATATAGAATCGTTCGGCGAATTTGATTCTGCATCTTTATTCAATGAAAATTTTCTTACCGGACTTTCTATTTTAATTCAATTAACAGCTTTAAAACATAAAGAAAGTATTCCATTCCAATTACAAACGTGGATTTTGCCGTCTAAAAATCTACATAAAAAATCAGATACTACATTTTATAAAACGATTAAAGCAAGCATTATAGAAATTGATGAATTCGTGCATTTTATTCTGGATGAAAAGGACGCCAGCATTCATGTATTAAAATTCAATTCACTGTCCTTAACCCAACAAAGTCAATTATCAAAAGCCGCTCTGATTATTAAATTTCCATTTTATGTTTGTTTTCATCAAATCGAAAAAAAAGAAGATGGTTGGAAAGCAGAAGACTTGGTAATTTTTCCAGACTATTTAATAGATGTTACATCTATTGCATCCTGTTATCAACTTAAGCAATCACAACCCATAAAACACTTTATTAATTTATTCAGCTTTTCACCTGCCGGAAAATCAATATTGTTAGGAACTGCAGTGAATGATTTTTTAGATGAATTAATTGTAAATGAAGAAGTCCAATACGATGAATTAATAACCCGCGTTTTCTATAAAAATCCATTTGCATTCAGCCTGTTGAATCAAACAGATATGAATGATTTTTTTACAGAAACTAAAAAACATTTTATACACCTTAAAGAAATGGTTCACGATCATTTTGACCAAAAAATAAAACATTTAAACCAATGTCTATTAGAGCCTAGCTTTTATTCTACTATTTATGGCATTCAGGGAAGATTAGATGTACTACATGTCTCTCCTCATGAAAAAAGAACCATCATTGAATTAAAAAGTGGTAAACCTTTTCAAGCCAATACCTATGGTATTAGTGCCAGTCATCATGCTCAGGCTACCTTGTACGATATGTTACTGCGTTCTGTGTATGAAGATGATATCGTCCAACAGAGTTTTATACTCTATTCAGCTTTAGAAAAAAATGGATTAAGATCAGCTCCATATTTACATAATATTCGTAAAGAACTTATCTATATCAGAAATGCCATAAACATGATTCATCTCCATCTGGCCTTATCTGATCCCGAAAAGGATTCGCTATTAGATAAAGTAAATATCCAGTCATTTGCAGAATCTGAAGCATTTACTCGAAGAGATGCTAATATTTGGTTTAATTCATTTAACGCTTTAAAGGAAGTAGAGAAAAGTTATATTAAACACTACTCCAAGTTTATTGCACAAGAGCAATTGATTGCTAAAACAGGACTGGTCGGCCATTTAAATACACCCGGATTGGCTTCGCTCTGGTTATGGAATAATGCTGAAAAAGAAAACCAATTTGCAATAATAACAGATCTACAAATCACCTCGATTCATCCTTCCAAAGAAGAGTCCCCACTCATAATTTTAAAAAACAAATACAACAAAAAGAAAATCACCAATTTTAGAAATGGTGACACTTTAGTTTTTTTTCCGGAGACAGAAAACAAAATAAGTGTTCTCGCTCATCAGGTATATAAATGTACCCTGATTTTAATTTCAAATGATGAATATCACATCAGATTACGAGGAAGACAATTTGATATCAGTCAGTATAATGTTGATCAACTTTGGATCTTAGAACATGATGTATTGGATCGTTCTTTTAAATATCAATACGAAAACTTGTTTGATTTTGCAAGAGCTAATGAAAACTATAGAATGAGAATGCTTGGCATGAAGCCTTCAGGAATTTTAGAATTAAATGACCAGGATACTCAATTCATTCCTCAAGCTACCAGATCTATCATTCATAAAATAATAAGTGCTGAAGATTATTTTCTATTGTGGGGACCACCAGGATCTGGTAAAACAAGTATCGTAATCAAATATTTGATTACCTATTTATTAAAATATACAGACGAACAAATTTTACTTCTGGCTTATACGAACAGAGCAGTAGATGAAATATGTGATGTGCTGGAAGCATTAGATATACCATCCAGTAAATCATTCATTAGAATCGGATCAAAATATGGCGTTAATCCAAAATATCAAAAAAATTTATTGGATGAACAATTGAGACATGTTAAAAACAGAAAAGAACTTAAAACACATCTGAATCAAACAAGAATAGTAACAGCAACGATCGCGTCCATTCAAGGTAAAAAAGAACTCTTATTATTGAAATCTTTTGATACTGTAATCATTGATGAAGCATCACAAATACTGGAGCCGAATTTAATTGGCTTGCTTTCATATTTTAAACGTTTTGTACTCATAGGAGATCATCTCCAACTTCCTGCGGTTAGTGCCATTCCTGATACTTTATCTGAGATAAAAAATGTCCCATTGAATGAATTGGGAATTCACCATTTGAATCAATCTTTATTTGAAAGATTGTTTTACCAATGTCAAACAAATCAATGGGATCATTCCTACGAAATGTTGCAAATACAAGGACGAATGCATGAACAAATTATGCAATTCCCGGCCAAAATGTTTTATGGTGGAAAATTAAATATCCTTTCCGGAAATCATGATAGTAGGCAAAAAATAAATTTAGTCAGTCAATTTCCAATGTTTGATCAACATACAGATGAAAGTATTTTTGCACAGGAACGATTGATCTATATTCCTTCTACTCCTGATAAAAAATCATCTTCCATTAAAACTCATTACAATGAAGCACTACTTGTTGTCCAGACGATTGCATCATTGAAAAATTTATACGAGAAAAATAATTTAAATTGGGACGAATCTACTCTGGGTGTCATCACACCCTATCGCGCACAAATTTCAACGATCAATAATTTATTGCACGATCATGGGTATGATGATATTCCAATCACTGTAGATACCGTAGAACGCTATCAAGGAGGAGCTCGTGATATTATCATTATTTCCACTTGTATTCACAGCAGTCGTCAATTGAATCAAATCAGTTCGATGAATGCACAAGGTGTAGATCGCAAATTAAATGTAGCTTTAACTCGAGCCCGAAATCAAATCATATTGATCGGCGATCCTACTGCATTGGATTCAGCACCTTTATATAAATCGCTGATGGCATCCTATTATAAGCTAGAAATGATCTGA
- a CDS encoding O-methyltransferase, which produces MNSFEKDELIRYSISQSTDAPDYLKDLERKTHLHTLSPQMISGPLQGRLLSLISKMKSPKRILEIGTFTGYSALCLAEGLASDGMLDTIEIDSTYDHFIDDIQQNIPLSKQILFYKGNALDIIPTLPYQWDLVFIDGAKKDYLNYLKIVEKEMISGSILISDNILWYGKVLGSVKDRETQVLHDYNTYLASSPDWMNLILPIRDGISISIKK; this is translated from the coding sequence ATGAATTCTTTTGAGAAAGATGAACTAATACGCTATTCCATATCCCAAAGTACTGATGCTCCAGACTATCTAAAGGATTTAGAAAGAAAAACACATCTTCATACTTTATCACCACAAATGATTAGTGGTCCTTTGCAAGGTAGATTGTTGAGCTTGATTTCTAAAATGAAATCGCCAAAAAGGATCCTAGAAATAGGTACTTTCACAGGATATAGTGCGCTTTGCCTTGCTGAAGGATTAGCTTCAGATGGGATGTTGGATACCATAGAAATCGATAGCACGTACGATCATTTTATTGATGACATTCAACAAAACATTCCATTGAGTAAGCAAATTTTATTTTATAAAGGTAATGCCTTAGATATTATTCCAACATTGCCTTATCAATGGGACTTAGTGTTTATTGACGGTGCAAAGAAGGACTATTTGAATTACCTTAAAATTGTAGAGAAGGAAATGATTTCCGGAAGTATACTTATCTCAGATAATATATTGTGGTATGGAAAAGTATTAGGTTCAGTTAAAGACAGAGAAACACAAGTGTTACATGATTATAATACTTATTTAGCTTCAAGTCCTGATTGGATGAATTTAATACTACCTATTCGGGATGGAATTTCTATTTCAATAAAAAAATAA
- the hemW gene encoding radical SAM family heme chaperone HemW: MRLRIMNETGLYIHIPYCKRKCTYCNFHFSTQFSNKQQLIAALIQEIQERAIDAEGKDVKTIYFGGGTPSVLGEEEMAQIFEVIHNSYIVSNNAEITLEANPDDLTKDYLHILKNQGINRLSIGIQSFVDEHLVWMNRSHDAMQSHQAIQDALSIGFTNLSCDLIYGIPMCTDNQWMDNLSLINAYQVPHLSAYALTVEDKTLLSQDIKKNNISPLKDDHTIGQMDMLLDWVVPNQFEAYEISNFAKAGMRSKHNSSYWTGNHYLGFGPSAHSYDGQRRQWNISNNTLYIHAIQNKLPYSEFENLSKKEKFNEYIMLQLRRIEGLNFTIIQEEFPEYASKCLATLNGMVEEELLNNSGNRFTLTRSGKHLCDHLSMRLFAED; the protein is encoded by the coding sequence TTGAGACTACGAATCATGAATGAAACCGGGCTATATATACACATTCCATATTGTAAACGCAAATGTACCTATTGTAATTTTCATTTCTCAACGCAATTTTCAAACAAGCAACAATTAATTGCAGCATTAATTCAGGAAATCCAAGAACGCGCCATTGATGCGGAAGGGAAAGATGTTAAAACCATTTATTTTGGAGGTGGAACTCCTTCTGTGTTAGGGGAAGAGGAAATGGCCCAAATTTTTGAAGTCATTCATAATTCCTATATAGTGTCTAATAATGCAGAAATAACTTTAGAAGCGAATCCAGATGATTTAACTAAAGATTACTTGCATATTTTGAAAAATCAAGGAATTAATCGTCTAAGTATAGGTATTCAATCGTTTGTGGATGAACATTTAGTTTGGATGAATCGGTCTCATGACGCCATGCAAAGTCATCAAGCTATTCAGGATGCCTTGTCAATCGGTTTTACTAATTTAAGTTGTGATTTAATTTACGGCATACCCATGTGCACAGATAATCAATGGATGGATAATCTCTCCTTGATCAACGCTTACCAAGTTCCTCATTTATCTGCCTATGCCCTTACGGTTGAAGATAAAACGCTATTATCACAAGACATTAAGAAAAATAATATATCACCTTTAAAAGATGACCATACCATCGGTCAGATGGATATGCTTTTGGATTGGGTTGTTCCTAATCAATTCGAGGCGTACGAGATTTCCAATTTTGCAAAAGCAGGTATGAGATCCAAACACAATAGTAGCTATTGGACTGGAAACCATTATCTTGGCTTTGGTCCATCTGCTCATTCATATGATGGTCAAAGACGCCAATGGAATATATCAAATAATACCTTATACATTCATGCTATTCAAAATAAATTGCCCTATAGTGAATTTGAAAACTTAAGCAAAAAAGAGAAATTCAATGAATACATCATGCTGCAATTACGGCGAATTGAAGGGTTGAACTTTACAATTATTCAAGAGGAATTTCCGGAATATGCTTCAAAATGTTTGGCTACATTAAATGGTATGGTAGAGGAGGAATTGTTAAATAATAGTGGGAATCGCTTTACCTTAACACGATCAGGAAAACATCTTTGTGATCATTTAAGTATGCGATTATTTGCGGAAGATTGA
- a CDS encoding OmpA family protein, with the protein MKKSTSTVIISFGIIQCLAVIGCMTFMQCKKTEPKPIKDIGKALNANDSIYLQKTALTPETKAALDLLAKQPMAEGSLGEQLVTFIGAGIYDFGEMFKFMDLKFHERDAVVIEKTRHEIDDLGRIMLAFPQMKIRLEAYTDNTGSAKKNEQVTIDRVNYIKSQLLSFGITEDRVEAKGFGPKYPVGDNKTPVGQMINNRIELVLVKLF; encoded by the coding sequence ATGAAAAAATCTACTTCAACTGTAATCATAAGCTTTGGTATTATTCAATGCCTTGCTGTAATTGGATGCATGACTTTCATGCAATGCAAGAAAACGGAGCCAAAGCCAATTAAAGATATAGGAAAGGCCCTTAATGCAAATGACAGTATTTATTTGCAAAAAACCGCATTGACTCCTGAAACTAAAGCCGCATTGGATTTATTAGCAAAACAACCCATGGCCGAAGGTAGTTTGGGAGAGCAATTGGTAACCTTTATAGGGGCTGGTATTTATGATTTTGGAGAAATGTTTAAATTCATGGATTTGAAATTTCATGAAAGGGATGCTGTAGTGATTGAAAAAACCAGACATGAAATCGATGATCTGGGAAGAATTATGTTAGCTTTTCCTCAGATGAAGATTAGATTGGAAGCTTACACTGACAATACTGGTTCGGCAAAAAAGAATGAACAAGTAACCATAGACAGGGTCAATTATATAAAAAGTCAATTATTGTCCTTTGGTATAACTGAAGATAGGGTAGAAGCCAAAGGTTTTGGACCCAAATATCCTGTTGGAGACAACAAAACTCCTGTTGGTCAAATGATCAACAATCGAATTGAACTCGTTCTAGTTAAGTTATTCTAG